The proteins below come from a single Deinococcus aerolatus genomic window:
- a CDS encoding universal stress protein: MTQTGPTPTTFARIAVGVDFSPSSQHALEVARARFPGAQIRLLHVTDARVTTSPDLMGGVTPAVFDAGLLSSLEDADAQRLAALMQDGEETEQLVGDPVTGIVEAAARWGADLIVVGTHAQGALEHFFIGSSAEKIVGRSPIPVLTVRLPDRRP, translated from the coding sequence ATGACCCAGACTGGACCGACCCCGACTACCTTCGCCAGGATTGCCGTGGGCGTGGACTTCTCGCCCTCCAGCCAGCACGCGCTGGAGGTGGCCCGCGCCCGCTTTCCCGGCGCGCAGATCCGGCTGCTGCACGTCACCGACGCGCGGGTGACCACCTCGCCGGACCTGATGGGCGGCGTGACCCCGGCGGTGTTCGACGCGGGTCTGCTCAGTTCCCTGGAGGACGCCGACGCCCAGCGGCTGGCGGCCCTGATGCAAGACGGCGAGGAAACCGAGCAGCTTGTGGGCGATCCAGTGACGGGGATCGTGGAGGCCGCTGCCCGCTGGGGCGCGGACCTGATCGTGGTCGGCACGCACGCGCAGGGGGCGCTGGAGCATTTTTTCATCGGCAGCAGCGCCGAGAAGATCGTGGGGCGCAGTCCCATCCCGGTGCTGACCGTGCGCCTGCCGGACCGCCGCCCTTGA
- the purH gene encoding bifunctional phosphoribosylaminoimidazolecarboxamide formyltransferase/IMP cyclohydrolase has product MGKQALISVSDKTGVVEFGRSLVERGWTLLSTGGTFAALQAAGVPVTAVSDVTGFPEMLDGRVKTLHPAVHGGILARREAGHLAELAAQGYGTIDLVCVNLYPFRETVARGAPDTDVIENIDIGGPAMLRSAAKNHAGVLVLVDPADYGVALQGEVTPAERRRLAAKAYRHTSEYDAAITAYLEGDSDVLPTRLPPELTLNLSKVAEVRYGENPHQPGAIYRWGAAHGPVIDARVVAGKPMSFNNYADADAAWALCQELEQQEQGMVCVAVKHGNPCGVARADDVRAAWELARDADTLSVFGGVVAVSGTVDLHAAQAMRGTFLEVLIAPDVTPDAVEWFAAKKPDLRVLIAGKAEAVSVLDLRPLAGGFAVQERDARPWDDLCPEVVTTRQPRDEEWNDLRFAWATVKHARSNAVVLARGGVSVGLGAGAVSRIWAAERAVANAGERAHGASLASEAFFPFDDVVRLAAGAGVTAILQPGGAKRDPEVIAAANELGLSMVFTGSRHFRH; this is encoded by the coding sequence ATGGGCAAACAGGCTCTGATTTCGGTCAGCGACAAGACAGGCGTGGTGGAGTTCGGGCGGTCCCTGGTGGAGCGCGGCTGGACCCTGCTGAGCACCGGCGGCACCTTCGCGGCCCTGCAGGCGGCAGGCGTGCCGGTGACGGCGGTCAGCGACGTGACCGGATTCCCCGAGATGCTGGACGGGCGCGTCAAGACGCTGCACCCCGCCGTCCACGGCGGCATTCTGGCCCGGCGCGAGGCCGGGCACCTGGCGGAACTGGCCGCGCAGGGTTACGGCACCATCGATCTGGTGTGCGTCAACCTGTACCCCTTCCGCGAGACGGTGGCGCGGGGCGCACCCGACACCGATGTCATCGAGAACATCGATATCGGCGGCCCGGCCATGCTGCGTTCGGCGGCCAAGAACCACGCGGGCGTGCTGGTGCTGGTGGACCCGGCGGATTACGGCGTGGCACTTCAGGGCGAGGTCACGCCGGCCGAGCGCCGCCGTCTGGCCGCCAAGGCCTACCGCCACACGTCCGAGTACGACGCGGCCATCACCGCGTACCTGGAGGGCGACTCGGACGTGCTGCCCACCAGACTTCCCCCCGAACTGACCCTGAACCTGTCGAAGGTGGCTGAGGTGCGCTACGGCGAGAACCCCCACCAGCCCGGCGCGATCTACCGCTGGGGCGCGGCGCATGGCCCGGTGATCGACGCCCGCGTGGTGGCCGGAAAACCCATGAGCTTCAACAACTACGCCGACGCCGACGCAGCCTGGGCGCTGTGTCAGGAGCTTGAGCAGCAGGAGCAGGGCATGGTCTGCGTGGCCGTCAAGCACGGCAACCCCTGCGGCGTGGCGCGCGCCGACGACGTGCGGGCCGCCTGGGAACTGGCGCGGGACGCCGATACCCTCAGCGTGTTTGGGGGCGTGGTGGCGGTCAGCGGCACGGTTGACCTACATGCGGCGCAGGCCATGCGCGGCACCTTTCTGGAAGTGCTGATCGCGCCGGACGTGACCCCCGACGCGGTGGAGTGGTTCGCCGCCAAGAAACCCGATCTGCGCGTGTTGATCGCCGGGAAGGCTGAGGCGGTCAGCGTGCTGGACCTGCGTCCGCTGGCCGGAGGCTTCGCCGTGCAGGAGCGCGACGCCCGGCCGTGGGATGACCTGTGCCCCGAGGTGGTCACCACGCGGCAGCCACGGGACGAGGAATGGAACGACCTGCGCTTCGCATGGGCGACGGTCAAGCACGCCCGCAGCAACGCGGTGGTGCTGGCGCGCGGCGGCGTGAGCGTGGGCCTGGGCGCAGGGGCGGTCAGCCGCATCTGGGCCGCCGAACGCGCCGTGGCCAACGCGGGCGAGCGGGCGCACGGGGCGTCCCTGGCCTCCGAGGCGTTCTTTCCCTTCGATGATGTCGTGCGGCTGGCAGCGGGTGCCGGGGTCACGGCAATCCTGCAACCCGGCGGCGCCAAGCGGGACCCGGAGGTGATCGCCGCCGCCAACGAACTGGGCCTGAGCATGGTCTTCACGGGTTCGCGCCATTTCCGGCACTAG
- a CDS encoding glycoside hydrolase family 13 protein: MTAVQNAPHTDTQTAHPTTPEWVKDAVFYQIFPDRFARSGRVTGMNLQPWGDTPEFNRYMGGDLWGVIERLDHIQGLGVNAIYFCPVFQSASNHRYHTHDYFQVDPMLGGNAALRALIDEAHGRGMRVVLDGVFNHSSRGFFQFNDLLEQGEASAYRDWFHPESWPLHPYDDARPAGYAAWWGNRALPKFNTSNPAVRDFLWEVAEYWTRFGIDGWRLDVPNEIDDDSFWQEFRRRVKAVNPDAYIVGEIWGDAHRWLRGDQFDAVMNYHFTRPCLAFFGARTLDHPMNERSGTGRVDPVDAPAFAARMTEVAHMYHPEIVAAQLNLLDSHDTARFITAVGGDPSAFRLATIFQMTYPGAPCIYYGDEIGLQGGPDPDCRRAFPWNDSEWDLDTLELTRTLTAARHTSRPLQRGSFEVLYAQGEQLLFARCHENRCAYVALNCAQDPARVALHGVEAGRYRDVLSGQIHELKDGAELEVGARGGAVLVWEEQG, translated from the coding sequence ATGACCGCCGTGCAGAACGCTCCCCATACCGACACCCAGACCGCCCACCCCACCACCCCTGAATGGGTCAAGGACGCCGTGTTCTACCAGATCTTCCCGGACCGCTTCGCCCGCAGCGGACGGGTGACCGGCATGAACTTGCAGCCGTGGGGCGACACTCCAGAATTCAACCGCTACATGGGCGGCGACCTGTGGGGCGTCATCGAGCGGCTGGACCACATTCAGGGCCTGGGCGTGAACGCCATCTATTTCTGCCCGGTGTTCCAGTCGGCCAGCAATCACCGCTACCACACCCACGACTACTTTCAGGTAGACCCCATGCTGGGCGGTAACGCGGCGCTGCGGGCCCTGATCGACGAGGCCCACGGGCGCGGCATGCGCGTGGTGCTGGACGGCGTGTTCAACCACAGCAGCCGGGGCTTTTTCCAGTTCAACGATCTGCTCGAACAGGGCGAGGCCAGCGCCTACCGTGACTGGTTCCACCCGGAAAGCTGGCCGCTGCACCCCTACGACGACGCCCGGCCGGCCGGCTACGCGGCGTGGTGGGGCAACCGCGCCCTGCCCAAATTCAACACCAGCAACCCCGCCGTGCGCGACTTCCTGTGGGAGGTGGCCGAGTACTGGACGCGCTTCGGCATCGACGGCTGGCGGCTCGACGTGCCCAACGAGATCGACGACGACTCCTTCTGGCAGGAGTTCCGCCGCCGCGTCAAGGCGGTGAATCCCGACGCGTACATCGTGGGCGAGATCTGGGGCGACGCCCACCGCTGGCTGCGCGGCGATCAGTTCGACGCCGTGATGAACTACCACTTCACCCGCCCCTGCCTGGCCTTTTTCGGTGCCCGCACCCTGGACCACCCCATGAACGAGCGCAGCGGCACGGGCCGCGTGGACCCGGTGGACGCCCCGGCCTTCGCCGCCCGTATGACTGAAGTGGCCCACATGTACCATCCGGAAATCGTCGCTGCCCAGCTGAACCTGCTGGACTCGCACGACACCGCCCGCTTCATCACGGCGGTGGGCGGCGACCCTTCCGCCTTCCGCCTCGCCACCATCTTCCAGATGACCTACCCCGGCGCGCCGTGCATCTACTACGGCGACGAGATCGGCCTGCAAGGCGGCCCCGACCCCGACTGCCGCCGGGCCTTTCCCTGGAATGATTCAGAGTGGGATCTGGACACGCTGGAGCTGACCCGCACGCTGACGGCAGCCCGGCACACCAGCCGCCCGTTGCAACGCGGCAGTTTTGAGGTCCTGTATGCCCAGGGTGAGCAGTTGCTGTTCGCCCGCTGTCACGAGAACCGCTGCGCCTACGTGGCCCTGAACTGCGCCCAGGACCCGGCCCGTGTGGCCCTGCACGGCGTCGAGGCGGGGCGGTACCGGGACGTCTTGAGCGGTCAGATTCATGAATTGAAGGATGGCGCGGAGCTGGAGGTGGGCGCGCGGGGCGGCGCGGTGCTGGTGTGGGAAGAGCAGGGCTGA
- a CDS encoding histidine phosphatase family protein yields the protein MTSSSKARASKGRLAPFGFTPPDRRSAAEFWVVRHGESTWNTEGRYQGQADVPLSHVGILQAASLAERLTGQHFDAVYTSDLRRASQTAEAVAERLEGPPAVQPDPGLREIDVGELSGLVIADIRERHPDYLQALKTDPWATRRPGGESMEDLYTRSGAAFETLRARHPGQRVLVFTHGGVVRVAVGLALGGVPANAWARLSVTNTSITRVLLGENSGTLLGFNDDAHLEDLIEATEADDVLGQPQ from the coding sequence TTGACCTCGTCTTCCAAGGCCAGGGCGTCCAAGGGACGGCTGGCCCCCTTCGGGTTCACGCCGCCGGACCGCCGCAGCGCCGCCGAGTTCTGGGTGGTGCGCCACGGCGAGAGCACCTGGAACACCGAGGGCCGCTACCAGGGGCAGGCGGACGTGCCGCTGAGCCACGTCGGCATTCTCCAGGCTGCCAGTCTGGCCGAGCGCCTGACCGGGCAGCACTTCGACGCGGTGTACACCAGTGACCTGCGGCGCGCCTCCCAGACTGCAGAAGCGGTGGCCGAGCGTCTGGAAGGGCCGCCCGCCGTGCAGCCTGACCCCGGCCTGCGCGAGATCGACGTGGGCGAGCTGTCGGGGCTGGTCATCGCAGACATCCGCGAGCGCCATCCCGACTACCTGCAGGCGCTGAAGACCGATCCCTGGGCCACCCGGCGGCCCGGCGGCGAGAGCATGGAGGACCTGTACACCCGCAGCGGCGCGGCGTTTGAGACCCTGCGTGCCCGCCATCCGGGTCAGCGGGTGCTGGTCTTCACGCACGGCGGCGTGGTGCGCGTGGCGGTGGGGCTGGCCCTGGGCGGCGTGCCTGCCAACGCCTGGGCAAGATTGAGCGTGACCAACACCAGCATCACCCGCGTGTTGCTGGGCGAGAACAGCGGCACCCTGCTGGGGTTCAACGACGACGCGCATCTGGAAGACCTGATCGAGGCCACCGAGGCCGATGACGTGCTGGGACAGCCGCAGTGA
- a CDS encoding isoprenylcysteine carboxyl methyltransferase family protein, which produces MKARTLAPLLLAFLGVQRLLELRLARANERWAREHGAVEYGQEHYPLFFVLHPAWMVCTLLEGRASGRRVNGPALALFVLAQPLRYWVIRTLGRYWNTRILIVPGGQRVTGGPFRLLRHPNYAVVALELLSAPLAVGAWRTALVFTLLNAGLLVLIRIPAEERALANYAAARPYRS; this is translated from the coding sequence GTGAAGGCCCGGACCCTCGCCCCCCTGCTGCTCGCCTTTCTCGGCGTTCAGCGCCTGCTGGAGCTGCGGCTGGCCCGTGCCAATGAGCGCTGGGCGCGCGAACACGGCGCGGTGGAATACGGGCAGGAACATTACCCGCTGTTCTTCGTGCTGCATCCGGCGTGGATGGTCTGTACCCTGCTGGAAGGCCGGGCGTCCGGGCGGCGGGTGAACGGGCCCGCGCTGGCCCTGTTCGTGCTGGCCCAGCCGCTGCGCTACTGGGTGATCCGCACGCTGGGCCGGTACTGGAACACCCGCATCCTGATCGTGCCGGGCGGGCAGCGGGTGACAGGCGGTCCCTTTCGTCTGCTCAGGCACCCCAACTACGCGGTGGTGGCGCTGGAACTGCTCAGCGCGCCGCTGGCCGTGGGCGCGTGGCGCACGGCACTGGTGTTCACGCTATTGAACGCCGGGCTGCTGGTCCTGATCCGCATTCCGGCCGAGGAACGGGCGCTAGCGAATTACGCTGCGGCCCGTCCGTACCGCAGCTGA
- a CDS encoding MFS transporter encodes MQVRVSTPTPVIQHGTAVALAVTAGHFINDAYGAMLTPLMPALQSKYGVSIAAVTLLSSVYSLTSSVMQPLLGILGERLDRRYSAALGPLMTGLGLTLMGFVPWFGALILLVAVAGFGSGFFHPAGAAYVAQNSPPNKRGLWASIFSAGGTAGMALGPVFAGVGLNNLPWFALIGVVFAAITFAVTPSGTQKARKIKLRVYVQIFRGPMQWLWGMAVLRSLASMGYNTMLPFMLYARGFGLREVGVTLAIYALASAIGGIVGGRLSDRYGRTPVLRAAILTTIPFFAVLILSNPGQWWFYPLTFVVGAAVNASIPVGVVTAQEYAPEHVAVASSIMMGFSWGFAGLLIFLVGMLADATTPTTAALVSISLLIPSAVIAYRLPEPDKTEFS; translated from the coding sequence ATGCAGGTCCGTGTCAGCACCCCGACCCCCGTGATTCAGCACGGCACGGCCGTCGCCCTGGCCGTGACGGCGGGCCACTTCATCAATGACGCCTACGGCGCGATGCTCACGCCCCTGATGCCCGCGCTGCAGAGCAAGTACGGCGTGAGCATCGCCGCCGTCACGCTGCTGTCCAGCGTCTACAGCCTGACCAGCAGCGTGATGCAGCCCCTGCTGGGTATCCTGGGCGAGCGGCTGGACCGTCGTTATTCTGCCGCGCTGGGGCCACTGATGACGGGGCTGGGCCTGACCCTGATGGGCTTTGTGCCGTGGTTCGGGGCGCTGATCCTGCTGGTGGCGGTGGCCGGCTTCGGCAGCGGCTTCTTTCACCCGGCAGGGGCGGCGTATGTGGCGCAGAACAGCCCGCCCAACAAGCGCGGCTTGTGGGCCAGCATCTTCAGCGCGGGCGGCACGGCGGGCATGGCGCTGGGACCGGTCTTCGCCGGGGTGGGCCTGAATAACCTGCCGTGGTTCGCATTGATCGGCGTGGTGTTCGCGGCCATCACGTTTGCGGTCACGCCGTCAGGCACGCAGAAGGCCCGGAAGATCAAGCTGCGCGTGTACGTTCAGATCTTCCGGGGGCCGATGCAGTGGCTGTGGGGCATGGCAGTCCTGCGTTCGCTGGCCAGCATGGGCTACAACACCATGCTGCCGTTCATGCTGTACGCGCGGGGATTTGGCCTGCGCGAGGTGGGCGTGACCCTGGCGATCTACGCCCTCGCCAGCGCCATCGGCGGCATTGTGGGCGGACGCCTGAGTGACCGCTACGGGCGCACCCCGGTGCTGCGCGCCGCCATCCTGACCACCATTCCGTTTTTCGCCGTGCTGATCCTGTCCAACCCCGGCCAGTGGTGGTTTTACCCGCTGACCTTCGTGGTGGGCGCGGCGGTCAACGCCAGCATCCCGGTGGGCGTGGTCACCGCTCAGGAATACGCCCCCGAGCATGTGGCGGTTGCCAGCAGCATCATGATGGGCTTTTCCTGGGGGTTTGCGGGCCTGCTGATCTTCCTGGTGGGGATGCTGGCCGACGCCACCACGCCCACCACGGCGGCCCTGGTCAGCATCAGCCTGCTGATTCCCAGCGCCGTGATCGCCTACCGCCTGCCAGAGCCGGACAAGACCGAATTCAGCTGA
- a CDS encoding CCA tRNA nucleotidyltransferase, whose product MFRRRPPLPPFPPGSLLVGGAARDWLRGVSPKDYDWAVPDPAGAARAMADALGGSAFALDEERGYWRVHLPDEDHHAAPHHDFVPLPADVTEDLLRRDFTVNALALTGDRKILDPAGGRADLKARRLRMVGAANLRADPLRAWRAARLEVTLGFRLEADTEQVMREVAAELAHGALKRPAAERVRDEVQALLRHPDAAHGVKRLEDLGLLALTLPELREGIGLQQGGFHHLDVFGHGLEALHQLLARQPDAPLPLRWAALLHDVGKPRSHTVDPETGRTHFYGHDKLGAALATQMLGRLKLPAGDIRHVARLVEAHMVPLPAGEKEARRFVHRRRDLLPDLLWVMLADREAARGPSSSAASRHAYAAAMGRVLAALEDRPAPPRPLLTGADVMALLGLSPGPRVGEVLRALNEAVALGEVTDGVGARMFVENWNAQNAGQPQRPAE is encoded by the coding sequence ATGTTCCGCCGCCGCCCGCCCCTGCCTCCATTTCCACCCGGCAGCCTGCTGGTGGGCGGCGCGGCACGGGACTGGCTGCGCGGCGTGTCCCCGAAAGACTACGACTGGGCCGTGCCAGATCCGGCAGGGGCGGCCCGCGCGATGGCGGACGCCCTGGGGGGTTCGGCCTTCGCACTGGACGAGGAACGCGGGTACTGGCGGGTGCATCTGCCGGACGAGGACCACCACGCTGCGCCGCACCACGACTTCGTGCCGCTGCCCGCCGACGTGACCGAGGATCTGCTGCGCCGGGATTTCACGGTGAACGCGCTGGCCCTGACCGGGGACAGGAAGATTCTGGACCCGGCGGGCGGGCGGGCGGACCTGAAGGCGCGGCGGCTGCGGATGGTGGGCGCGGCCAACCTGCGGGCCGACCCGCTGCGGGCGTGGCGGGCGGCGCGGCTGGAGGTCACGCTGGGCTTCCGGCTGGAAGCGGACACCGAACAGGTGATGCGCGAGGTGGCGGCGGAACTGGCCCACGGCGCACTGAAGCGGCCCGCAGCAGAGCGCGTCCGTGACGAGGTGCAGGCCCTGCTACGCCACCCGGACGCCGCCCACGGCGTGAAGCGGCTGGAAGATCTGGGGCTGCTGGCCCTGACGCTGCCGGAACTGCGCGAGGGCATCGGCCTCCAGCAGGGCGGCTTTCACCATCTGGACGTGTTCGGGCATGGGCTGGAGGCGCTGCATCAGTTGCTGGCCCGGCAGCCGGACGCCCCGCTGCCCCTGCGCTGGGCCGCCCTGCTGCACGACGTGGGCAAACCCCGTTCACACACGGTAGACCCCGAGACAGGCCGCACCCACTTCTATGGCCACGACAAACTGGGCGCGGCGCTGGCCACGCAGATGCTGGGCCGCCTGAAACTGCCCGCCGGCGACATCCGACACGTTGCCCGGCTGGTGGAGGCCCACATGGTCCCGCTGCCTGCCGGGGAAAAGGAGGCCCGGCGTTTCGTTCACCGCCGCCGTGACCTGCTGCCGGACCTGTTGTGGGTGATGCTGGCGGACCGCGAGGCCGCGCGGGGGCCCAGCAGCTCGGCCGCCAGCCGCCACGCCTACGCCGCCGCCATGGGCCGCGTGCTGGCGGCGCTGGAAGACCGGCCCGCACCGCCCAGGCCCCTGCTGACCGGCGCAGACGTGATGGCGCTGCTGGGTCTCTCGCCCGGCCCCCGCGTGGGCGAGGTGCTGCGGGCGCTGAACGAGGCGGTGGCGCTGGGCGAGGTGACTGACGGGGTCGGGGCGCGAATGTTCGTCGAGAATTGGAACGCGCAAAATGCAGGACAACCACAGCGCCCTGCTGAATGA
- the meaB gene encoding methylmalonyl Co-A mutase-associated GTPase MeaB, which yields MTAPAPDLAARYQSGDLRALARAVTLAEAGLPAARPLLKLARAGGIRSVVLGITGSPGSGKSTLTDALIAALRGRGQRVAVLAVDPSSPYSGGAILGDRIRMLRHHADAGVFVRSLASRGALGGLSARTMAVLALLEGGGFDWIILETVGVGQSEVDVAAACDHTLLVVTPAGGDGVQAFKAGIMEIADVIAVNKSDLPGASRTVRELTSAQALGWHDEHTWLAPVRKTIASKGEGVDSVIEAVLKHRAHLGEAGLQERRRLRAEFEVRSLVQERLLRRAREVGDLYARVARGELDAEAAADELLGDS from the coding sequence GTGACCGCCCCGGCCCCGGACCTCGCCGCCCGCTACCAGTCGGGCGACCTGCGTGCCCTGGCCCGCGCGGTCACGCTGGCCGAGGCGGGGCTGCCCGCTGCCCGCCCACTGCTCAAGCTCGCGCGGGCGGGCGGCATCCGTTCGGTGGTTCTGGGTATTACCGGCAGCCCCGGCAGCGGCAAGAGCACGCTGACCGACGCCCTGATTGCTGCGCTGCGGGGACGGGGGCAGCGGGTGGCGGTGCTGGCGGTGGATCCCAGCAGCCCGTATTCCGGCGGGGCGATTCTGGGGGACCGCATCCGCATGCTGCGGCACCACGCCGATGCGGGGGTGTTCGTGCGTTCCCTGGCCAGCCGGGGGGCGCTGGGCGGGTTGTCGGCCCGGACGATGGCGGTGCTGGCGCTGCTGGAGGGCGGGGGCTTCGACTGGATCATCCTGGAGACTGTGGGCGTGGGGCAGTCGGAGGTGGACGTGGCCGCCGCGTGTGACCACACCCTGCTGGTGGTCACGCCCGCCGGGGGCGACGGCGTGCAGGCGTTCAAGGCCGGCATCATGGAAATCGCGGACGTGATCGCCGTGAACAAGTCGGACCTGCCCGGCGCGTCCCGCACGGTGCGCGAGCTGACCTCGGCGCAGGCGCTGGGCTGGCACGACGAGCACACCTGGCTGGCCCCGGTCCGCAAGACGATTGCCTCGAAGGGTGAGGGCGTGGACAGCGTGATCGAGGCGGTGCTGAAACACCGCGCCCACCTGGGCGAGGCGGGGCTGCAGGAACGCCGCCGCCTGCGGGCCGAGTTCGAGGTGCGCTCGCTGGTGCAGGAGCGCCTGCTGCGCCGCGCCCGCGAGGTGGGGGACCTCTACGCCCGCGTGGCCCGCGGCGAACTGGACGCCGAGGCGGCGGCGGACGAACTGCTGGGCGATTCGTGA
- the purM gene encoding phosphoribosylformylglycinamidine cyclo-ligase, whose translation MTQTDKDAPTASAYERAGVSIDAGHRAVALMKDAVARTHTPAVLGGIGGFGGLFSASAFTGLADPVLVASTDGVGTKTKVAVRLGQPGGLGADIVNHCVNDILVQGARPLFFLDYVAMGRLDPEGVAAVVTGAAQACEALGVALLGGETAEMPGVYVDGELDIVGTIVGVVDRAALVDGSRIGAGDAVIALPSAGLHTNGFSLARLALDGLDWHEARADLDGQTLAALLPVPHRAYVSGHDALKNAGVDVRGMAHITGGGLIDNPPRVFPPGVGMNIDTASWTVPPLFRLIVKEAQVARAEAFRALNMGVGFLFIVPAAEADAALSALRGAGEQPWVIGQMVAGDGVTFDGVRP comes from the coding sequence ATGACTCAGACCGATAAGGACGCCCCAACCGCGTCCGCCTACGAACGCGCAGGTGTCAGTATCGACGCCGGACACCGCGCCGTGGCCCTGATGAAAGACGCCGTGGCCCGCACCCACACCCCCGCCGTGCTGGGCGGCATCGGCGGCTTCGGCGGCCTGTTCAGTGCCTCGGCCTTTACGGGTCTGGCGGACCCGGTGCTGGTGGCCTCCACCGACGGGGTGGGCACCAAGACCAAGGTGGCCGTGCGGCTGGGACAGCCCGGTGGCCTGGGCGCGGATATCGTCAACCACTGCGTCAACGACATTCTGGTGCAGGGCGCACGGCCCCTGTTTTTTCTGGACTACGTGGCGATGGGCCGCCTGGACCCCGAGGGCGTGGCGGCGGTGGTAACCGGCGCGGCGCAGGCCTGTGAGGCGCTGGGCGTGGCCCTGCTGGGCGGTGAGACCGCCGAGATGCCCGGCGTGTACGTGGACGGCGAACTGGACATTGTGGGCACGATTGTCGGGGTGGTGGACCGCGCCGCGCTGGTGGACGGCTCGCGCATCGGGGCCGGGGACGCCGTGATCGCGCTGCCCAGCGCCGGGCTGCACACCAACGGGTTCTCGCTGGCGCGGCTGGCACTAGACGGACTGGACTGGCACGAAGCCCGCGCCGATCTGGACGGACAGACTCTGGCCGCGCTGCTGCCGGTGCCGCACCGCGCCTACGTGTCGGGCCATGACGCCCTGAAAAATGCCGGGGTCGACGTGCGCGGCATGGCCCACATCACCGGCGGCGGCCTGATCGACAACCCGCCGCGCGTGTTTCCGCCGGGCGTCGGCATGAACATCGACACCGCGTCCTGGACCGTGCCGCCGCTGTTCCGGCTGATCGTGAAGGAGGCGCAGGTGGCCCGTGCCGAGGCCTTCCGCGCCCTGAACATGGGCGTGGGCTTCCTGTTCATCGTGCCTGCCGCCGAGGCGGACGCGGCCCTGTCGGCCCTGCGCGGCGCGGGCGAGCAGCCGTGGGTGATCGGGCAGATGGTGGCCGGAGACGGCGTGACGTTTGACGGGGTGAGGCCTTGA
- a CDS encoding TVP38/TMEM64 family protein, giving the protein MTAVRRSPRIHLHLILMTGLAAFFLSLLLLPEVRGFLGRGYAALSSHDPEVTHAFVRSLGWAGPVAILVAYVIQAVIPLLPSLVLTAVTVRAYGVVVGFVIVFAGALLGAAAGYGLGRALGEPMVRALAGEKPRAQAQAFMNRHGPQGVLLVRLMPVLPAEVLSLVAGAARMGFRPFMLATAVGVLPVTLLVVWLSESASRLLWGLAIMSLVVGGVVLVRWGLARRRGTTPAGAEAAPTQDAQPKT; this is encoded by the coding sequence ATGACTGCCGTCCGCCGCTCCCCCCGGATTCACCTGCATCTGATCCTGATGACGGGACTGGCGGCATTTTTTCTCAGCCTGCTGCTGCTGCCTGAGGTGCGCGGGTTCCTGGGGCGCGGATACGCGGCGCTGAGTTCGCACGACCCGGAAGTGACGCACGCCTTCGTGCGCTCGCTGGGCTGGGCCGGGCCGGTGGCGATTCTGGTGGCCTACGTGATTCAGGCGGTGATTCCGCTGCTGCCCTCGCTGGTGCTGACGGCAGTAACGGTGCGGGCCTACGGGGTGGTGGTGGGCTTCGTGATCGTGTTTGCCGGGGCGCTGCTGGGCGCGGCAGCGGGCTACGGCCTGGGCCGGGCGCTGGGCGAACCGATGGTCCGGGCGCTGGCCGGCGAGAAGCCGCGGGCGCAGGCGCAGGCGTTCATGAACCGGCACGGGCCGCAGGGCGTGCTGCTGGTGCGCCTGATGCCGGTGCTGCCTGCCGAGGTGCTGAGTCTGGTGGCGGGGGCGGCCCGCATGGGGTTCCGCCCGTTCATGCTGGCGACGGCGGTGGGCGTGCTGCCGGTCACGCTGCTGGTGGTGTGGCTGTCGGAATCGGCCAGTCGGCTGCTGTGGGGGCTGGCCATCATGTCGCTGGTGGTGGGGGGCGTGGTCCTGGTGCGCTGGGGGCTGGCGCGGCGGCGTGGCACCACGCCCGCCGGGGCCGAGGCGGCCCCCACCCAGGACGCCCAGCCGAAGACCTGA